The Microbacterium sp. SORGH_AS_0862 region CGAGCTGGCCGCGCGCCTGGCCTGACCGATGGCAACCGCTGTCGCAGACCAGGTCGGCGCGGTTGCCCACTCCCTCCGTGAGCCCGCCCCGACGGCTCCGCTCCTCGTCTACTTCTCGAGCGTCTCAGGTAACACCGCGCGTTTCATCGAGAAGCTCGGGATGCGGGCCGTGCGGATCCCCTTGCGGCCCACGGATCCGACCCCTCTCATCGACGAACCCTTCGTCCTGATCACCCCCACCTACGGGGGCGGGCAGGGAAGGGGCGAGGAGCGGGGAGCGGTTCCCAAGCAGGTGATTCGGTTCCTCAACGACGAGGCCAACCGGTCCCTGCTTCGCGGCGTGATCGCCGCGGGCAGCACCAACTTCGGTGAGCACTACGGGCTCGCCGGAGAGATCATCAGCCGTAAGTGTCGTGTGCCGCACTTGGATCGGTTCGAATTGTTCGGCACGCCAGAGGACGTCGAGCGCATCGGCGAAGGATTGGAACGATGGTGGAAGCAGCACTGAAGGACTTGAGCTTCAAGACCGAGGCGCGTTTCGAGGGACTGGACTATCACGCCCTCAACGCGATGCTCAATCTGTACGACGCGAACGGGCAGATCCAGTTCGACGCCGACAAGCGTGCCGCGCGGGAGTACTTCCTGCAGCACGTGAACCAGAACACCGTGTTCTTCCACTCGCTCAAGGAGCGGCTCGACTACCTGGTCGAGAAGGAGTACTACGAGCCCGGTGTGCTCGCGAAGTACCCGCACGAGTTCATCCAGGAGCTCAACGACCGCGCGTACGGCAAGAAGTTCCGCTTCGAGACCTTCCTCGGCGCCTTCAAGTACTACACGAGCTACACGCTGAAGACGTTCGACGGCAAGCGCTACCTCGAGCGCTTCGAGGACCGCGTCGTCATGACCGCCCTGGCGCTCGCCGACGGCGACCAGAAGCTCGCCGTGCAGCTGGTCGACGAGATCATCTCCGGTCGCTTCCAGCCGGCCACGCCTACCTTCCTCAACGCGGGCAAGGCACAGCGCGGTGAGCTCGTCTCGTGCTTCCTGCTGCGCATCGAAGACAACATGGAGTCGATCGCCCGCGGCATCAACTCCGCGCTGCAGCTCTCCAAGCGCGGCGGTGGTGTGGCGCTGCTGCTGTCCAACATCCGCGAGTCGGGTGCACCGATCAAGCAGATCGAGAACCAGTCCAGCGGCATCATCCCCGTCATGAAGCTGCTCGAAGACAGCTTCAGCTACGCCAACCAGCTCGGTGCTCGTCAGGGTGCCGGTGCTGTCTACCTCTCGGCGCACCACCCCGACATCATGCGCTTCCTCGACACCAAGCGCGAGAACGCCGACGAGAAGATCCGCATCAAGACCCTCTCGCTCGGTGTCGTCGTTCCCGACATCACCTTCGAGCTCGCCAAGAACGGCGAGGACATGTACCTGTTCTCGCCGTACGACGTGGAGAAGGTCTACGGCGTGCCCTTCGGCGACATCTCGGTCACCGAGAAGTACCGCGAGATGGTCGACGACCCGCGCATCAAGAAGACGAAGATCAACGCGCGCGACTTCTTCCAGACCCTCGCCGAGATCCAGTTCGAGTCGGGTTACCCGTACATCATGTTCGAGGACACGGTGAACCGCGCGAACCCGATCAAGGGTCGCATCAACATGTCCAACCTCTGCAGCGAGATCCTGCAGGTGAACACGCCAACGACGTTCAACGAGGACCTCTCGTACGACCAGATCGGCAAGGACATCTCGTGCAACCTGGGCTCGATGAACATCGCCCTGGCGATGGACGGCGGCGACCTGGGCGAGACGGTGGAGGCCGCGATCCGTGCGCTGAGCGCGGTCAGCGACCAGAGCCACATCCGCTCGGTGCGTTCGATCGAGGACGGCAACGACCGGTCCCACGCGATCGGCCTGGGCCAGATGAACCTGCACGGGTACCTCGCGCGCGAGCACGTGCACTACGGCTCCGAAGAGGGCCTGGACTTCACGAACATTTACTTCTACACGGTGCTGTTCCACGCACTGCGCGCCTCCAACGCGCTCGCGATCGAGCGCGGTCACGCGTTCGACGGCTTCGAGGACTCGACGTACGCGTCGGGTGCGTTCTTCGACAAGTACCTCGAGCAGGAGTGGGTGCCGCAGACGGAGAAGGTCAAGGAGCTCTTCGCCGGACACCACATCCCCACGCAGGGTGACTGGGCGGAGCTGAAGGCGTCGATCCAGAAGCACGGCATCTACAACCAGAACCTGCAGGCGGTCCCGCCGACCGGTTCGATCTCGTACATCAACAACTCGACGTCGTCGATCCACCCGATCGCCTCGAAGATCGAGATCCGCAAGGAAGGCAAGCTCGGCCGCGTCTACTACCCGGCGCCGTTCATGACGAACGACAACCTGGAGTACTACCAGGACGCGTACGAGATCGGCTACGAGAAGGTCATCGACACGTATGCCGCCGCGACTCAGCACGTCGACCAGGGCCTGTCGCTGACGCTGTTCTTCAAGGACACCGCCACTACGCGCGACATCAACAAGGCGCAGATCTACGCATGGCGCAAGGGCATCAAGACGATCTACTACATCCGCCTGCGGCAGATGGCGCTCGAGGGCACCGACATGTCCGAGTGCGTCAGCTGCATGCTCTGACGCGCACCGCGTCTCGACTCGCTCCGCTCGCTCAACGACCGATCTCTGCAAGGACACCGACATGACCCCCGAGAAGCTGAAGCTGATCGACCACGTCCAGGCGATCAACTGGAACCGCATCCAGGACGACAAGGACCTCGAGGTGTGGAACCGCCTCGTGAACAACTTCTGGCTGCCCGAGAAGGTGCCGCTGTCCAACGACATCCAGTCGTGGAACACGCTGACACCCGACGAGCAGACGCTCACGATGCGCGTGTTCACCGGCCTCACCCTGCTCGACACGATCCAGGGCACGGTCGGAGCGGTGTCGCTGATCCCGGATGCGCTGACGCCGCACGAGGAGGCGGTGTACACCAACATCGCGTTCATGGAGTCGGTGCACGCGAAGAGCTACTCTTCCATCTTCTCGACCCTCGCGTCGACACCCGAGATCGACGATGCGTTCCGGTGGTCGGTGGAGAACGAGAACCTTCAGAAGAAGGCCCACATCGTCATGGACTACTACCGTGGCGACGAGCCCCTCAAGCGCAAGGTGGCCTCGACCCTGCTCGAGTCGTTCCTGTTCTACTCGGGCTTCTACCTGCCGCTGCACTGGTCGGCCAAGGCGAAGCTCACGAACACGGCCGACATCATCCGCCTCATCATCCGCGACGAGGCCGTGCACGGGTACTACATCGGCTACAAGTTCCAGAAGGGCATGGAGCTGATCACGCAGACCGAGCGCGACGAGATCAAGGACTACACGTTCTCGCTGCTCTACGAGCTCTACGACAACGAGGTGCAGTACACGCAGGACCTCTACGACACCGTCGGCCTCACCGAAGACGTCAAGAAGTTCCTGCACTACAACGCGAACAAGGCGCTCATGAACCTCGGGTTCGAGGCCATGTTCCCCTCGACGGTCACGAACGTGAACCCGGCGATCCTGTCGGCGCTCTCGCCCAACGCGGACGAGAACCACGACTTCTTCAGCGGGTCGGGCTCCTCCTACGTCATCGGCAAGGCGGAGGCCACCGAGGACGAGGACTGGGACTTCTGATCCCTGCGTAGCCCGCGGTTCCGCCGCGCACTGACAAGGCCCCCGGCCGGTCGCTCTCTCGGGTGATCCGCCGGGGGCTCTTCATTGTTCCGACCCCTGGTCTGGCGCCGTGCGGGTGGGAGAAAAAGTCCCGGCCAGCGGCAATTTGACTTCCGTGAGAACCGGGCTATGGTCGAAGGTCATCCGCCAGCCACCCAGGGGAAGCGAGTCCACATGTCCAAGAAGACGCCGAACACGCGAGGTGCCAAGAAGGCTCCGCAGTTGTCGATCAAGGAGAAGCGAGCAGCGAAGCGCGAGAAGCGCGAGCCCGAGCTCTTCCTCAAGCCGCGTAAGGATGCCGGCCGCTGATCGAGTGGAGTGTGAGAAGGGGCGGATGTTCGCATCCGCCCCTTCTGCGTTCCCGGTGCGCGTCGTTGGCGGCTCAGGCGGAGTCCTCCGAGGTGCGGATGGGGCGCAGCACCCGCGCGGGGTTGCCTGCGGCGAGCACGCCGGCGGGGATGTCGTGGGTGACGACGGAGCCTGCTCCGATGATGCTGTTGTCGCCGATCGTCACGCCGGGGGTCAGCGTCACCGACCCTCCCAGCCAGACGTTCGAGCCGATGGTCACGGGTTGGGGGAGCTCCCACCCGGCGAGGCGCCGTTCGATGTCCTCGGCGTGGTTCGCGGTGTAGATGCTGCAGCGCGGACCGATGAGGCAGTCCGCGCCGATCGTCACGGCGCCGCCGCCGATGACCATGAAGTCCGCGTTGATGAACGTGCGATCGCCGATCGTCAGTCGGGCGCCGTAGTCGATCGTGACGGGCGGTCGCACGTCGACATCTGTCCCGGCGCCGGGGACGAGCTGGGCGAACAGAGCGCGCGCCTCGTCGGGGGCGGTGTCGTGCAGCAGGTTGAATCGTGCGCACGTGGCGTGCGCATCCCGCGTCAGCTTCTGGAGCGCGGGAGAGGTGCGGTATCGCAGCCAGTCATGCGCGAGAAGGGCGCGCAGATCATCGTCATCCTCCGCCAAACGGGTGAGGTCGTCGAGAGCTGCCTGCAGGGCGGGGGTCATACCGTTCTCCTCATTTGTTGTTAAGCACAACTTATCCGTTGGCGCGAGGGCGCGTCAACGCGCGCGGCCACGGCGCGCGGAGGATGTTCCCGCGAACACATCGAGCTAGCTTTGATGCCGATGGATGAATCGTCGCGACCTGAACCCGCCCCGCGCACGACCCTGGGTGGATTCCTCCGAGCACGACGAGAGGAGCGCCAGCCCGAGCAGGTGGGGCTGGAACGTCAGATCGGGCGGCGCGTGCCGGGCCTGCGTCGAGACGAGGTCGCCGCCCTCGCAGGCGTCAGCAGCGAGTACTACCTGCGACTCGAACAGGGTCGTGGCAGCGCTCCATCCATGCAGGTGCTGGCGGGGCTCGCGCGCGCCTTGCGGCTGAGCGCCGCCGAGTCCGACTACCTGCACCGGCTCGCGGGGCATGCGACGCCGCGTCGGGTGGCTTCCTTCGAGCGCCCGCGCGCGGACGTCGAGGCGATCCTTCGGTGGTGGCCGGGCATTCCGGCCTACATCTCCGACGCGAATCTCGACGTCGTGGTCGCGAACGACCTCATGATCGCGATCACCGACGGCCGGTTCGCACCCGGCGCGAACGTCCTCGAGGAGACGTTCAACGCCTCGGGGAGGGAGAGGCTCGAGACCTGGGAATCGCAGGCGCGGGATGCCGTCGCGCTCTTCCGCTATTCCGGCGACGAGACGTCTGCGCGCTACGACGTCATTCTGCGCAGGTTGAGCGGGGATGCGGATTTCCTCCGCCTCTGGAGTCGGCAGGAAGTCACCCTGCCGCGTCCCTCGGAGATCACCGCGGCGATCGAGGGGATCGGTCAGCTCTCGATCTCGGTGCGGGACTTCTTCGTCCCGGAGCTCCAGGGCCATATGGTGACCGTCTTCGATGCGGTGCCGGGCTCCACCGCGGATGCCTTCTTCCGTCGCGTAGCCGATGCCCTTCGTGCGTCCGGCGATGCGCCGGACATCTGAGCGCACGCACGGCCAGACCGTGACCATGTGGGACGTTCACTCGTCGAAGATGATCGACTCCCAGTTCGCGGGTACTCGACCGGACGGACCGGGGACGCTCTGCGTGCGGGGGTGGCTGGTCGGCGCAGGCGGCTGCCCGCCGTCGACTTCCCGCTCCTCGACGTAATCCCACCACCAGTCCTCCTGCGGCTCGAAGCTCTGCACGAACCTGTGTCCGGTCAGCTCGAAATGGCGCTGGGCATGATGATTCGGCGAGACCTCGCAGCATCCGACATGTCCGCAGGTGGTGCAACGGCGCAGATGTAGCCACCAGGAACCGGACGCGAGGCACTCCACGCATCCGGTTCCGCTCGGTGGCGGCGTGTCCGTCATGCCGTGCTCCGATCCGTGGTGGCTGATCCCTCGACACGCTACGCCGTGCGCGCCAGGCCGGTTCGGACGCGTGACGAGGATCTGTTCGTCGGCCGTCCTGGCTGATCGCGCGCTCGCGTCAAGCCCTGCGGCGGCGCGCACCGGGCCTCCTAGAGTGCCCGCATGGGAATGAGCGACGAAGAGAAGCGGCACGATCAACTGACGAGCGCGCCCGCCGCCACGGAAGAGGATGCGAAGCCTCGCATCGTCGTGTCGGAGCACGACGGCGTGACCCGTATCGACATCGCGGAGGATGCACCCGTGCGCCCGAGCGATCCTCGCGACTGACGGACGCCGAGCGAGGGGTGTCAACCCCGTCGGCGTCTCGGCCCGACACGCGTGTACTGGAACACATGAGCCACGACAAGCAGAACAGTCACGGTGCCGAAGATGCCGACACCGCATCCGGGGTCTCGTCCGTCGAGCAGGATGCCGGCGAGGACATCACGACCGATGAAGACGGCACCCCCGTCGACAACCCCTCTGGAGGTTGACGATGTCGAATCCCGCTGAGCGGCCCGGTGTCACCCCCGGCCCCGAGCCCGACACGACCACCGCGGCTGAGCCCGACGATCCCCAGTCGGACGGTGCGGAGTCCGTGGTCGACGGCAGTGGCGTGGATTCCTGACGTCGACTACTTCGCGAGTTCGGCCTTCGCATAGGCGACGATCGCGTTGGCGTGACCGTGCCCCATCGCGTGGGTGCTCTTGAGCTCCGACACGACAGACATGTGGGTTTCGCCCGCAGTCAGTCGCACCACGACGATGTCCAGCCACTCCTGCATCGGACGGCCGTAGGTCTTCTCGATGCTCGGGAAGTAGGACGCCGGCCCCTTCGGAATGCTGCCCGGCTCCAGCGGCGGGGCGACGACGCGTTTCGCAGTCATGCGCTCAGCGTAGGCCCGGCCCGTCCCGTCATGAAGCGTCACCCGAATTTGCCGGTCGCGCGGCGCGCGGGATGCTGGGATCACCACCGACCCGGAAGACGCATGAGTACGCCCACCACCGCATCCGCGCACGACGACACTATCCGAAGCCTGCTCGAGGAGCGTCGCACCTTCGCGCCGCCGGTCGACTTCGCGGAGCGCGCGAACGTGACCGAGGAGTGGATCCGTCGCGAGTGGATCGAGCGCGCGGATCGGGACCCCGAGACCTTCTGGGCGCACCGAGCCGAGATCCTCGACTGGGCAGAGCCCTGGCACACCGCTCACCGCTGGGAGCCCACGGACGGCGAGAGCATCCCCTCCGCGGAGTGGTTCGTCGGCGGCCGCCTGAACGCGTCGGTCAATGCGGTCGACCGTCACGTCGCCGCCGGGCACGGCGACCGGGTCGCCTTCCACTTCGAGGGCGAGCCCGGTGACCGGCGCACGATCACGTACGCCGAACTGCAGCGTGAGGTGGCGAAGGCCGCGAACGCGCTCACTGCGATGGGGATCGGCAAGGGCGACAGGGTCGTCGTGTATCTCCCGGTGCTGGTGGAGACGGTGATCATCCAGCTCGCCGTGGCTCGCATCGGCGCCATCCACTCGCTGGTGTTCGGCGGGTTCTCCGCGGAGGCTGTGCGCTTCCGCGTCGAGGACACCGGTGCGAAGCTCCTCGTCACGACCGACGGTCAGTTCCGCCGCGGAGCCGCGGTACCCGTCAAGCATCAAGCGGATGTGGCGGTCGCCGGCGTCGCCTCCATCGAGCACGTGCTCGTCATCCGCCGCACGGGCGACGAGGTCGCCTGGACCGAGGGGCGCGACCTGTGGTGGCACGAGACGGTCGACATCGCGTCGGACACGCACGAGCCGGAGTTCTTCGACGCCGAGACTCCGCTGTTCATCATCTACACCAGCGGAACCACCGGAAAGCCGAAGGGACTCGTGCACACGACCGGCGGCTGGCTGACGCACGTGGCGTGGACGTACTGGGCGGTGTTCGACGCGAAGCCCGAGTCCGACGTCTACTGGTGCACCGCCGATCTCGCCTGGGTCACCGCGCACAGCTACGAGACGTACGGGCCCCTGCTCAACGGCGTCACGAGCGTCCTCTACGAGGGCACGCCCAACACTCCGGACTGGGAGCGGCACTTTCAGATCCTCGAACGGTACGCCGTGACGACGTACTACACGGCGCCCACCCTCATCCGGTCGCTGATGAGCAGATTCCCCGATGGTCCTCCGGCGCGTTACGAGCTCTCGTCGCTCCGGCTGCTGGGCACGGTGGGCGAAGCGATCAACCCCGAGGCGTGGATCTGGTTCCATCGTCACCTCGGTCGCGGCGAGACGCCCATCGTCGACACATGGTGGCAGTCCGAGACCGGCGGCGCGATCGCGGCCCCGCTCCCGGGCGTCTCCACGCTCAAGCCCGGGTCCGCGCTCACGGCGCTCCCGGGGCTGCGCGTCCGCGTCGTCGACGCCGAGGGTGCCGATGTGGGCCCCGGCGGCGGCGGGCTGCTCGTCGTGGACGGTACCTGGCCGGGGATGTCGCGCACGGTCTGGGGCAACCCCGAGCGGTACCGGGACTCGTACTGGAAGCGGTTCGCCGCGCACGGCTATTTCCTCGCCGGCGACGGCGCGAAGCTCGATGCCGACGGCGACCTCTGGGTACTGGGTCGCGTGGACGACGTGATCAACGTTTCGGGCCACCGGCTGTCGACGATCGAGATCGAGTCCGCACTCGTCGCGCATCCCGCCGTGGGAGAGGCCGCGGTCGTGGGCGTCGCCGATGAGGTAACCGGGCAGGCCATCGCCGCGTTCGTCACGAATGCGGAGGACGCGGCGGCGCTCCGTCGGCACGTGCGTACCGCGATCGGTCCCGTCGCGCAGCCGACGTACGTCTTCACGGTGCCAGACCTCCCGAAGACGCGCAGCGGCAAGATCATGCGCCGCCTCCTTGTGGACCTCGTGGACGGGCGGCCGCTGGGCGACACGACCTCGCTGCAGGATGAGACCGTGCCGCCGCGGATCGCGGAGATCGTCCGCGAGTCGCTCGGCCGCTGACCGCCTCCCGGCCGTGGCGCCGCCTTCGGGCCGTGATCTGAGCGCGCCCACACCCGGTTTCCCCTGTCACAGATCGAGGCCGTGGGCGCGATCTGTGACAGGGGAACCGAGAAGGCAACTGCTCGCCTGTCCTAGATCGACGCTCGTGCCGCGATCTGCGACAGGCGAGCCGAGAAGGGCAAGATGGCGGGGGCGGGGGAGCGGGGCGTCAGGGGCGGGTGGAGACCGTCACGGTGAACTTCGCGTTGCGGGCGACCTGCCGCGTCGGGCCGACGAGGCGCTCCAGCGCCGGACGGTAGCGCAGGGCCGAGTTCCACACCGTCCACAGCTCGCCGCCGGAGCGGAGCGTCCGCGCCGCATCCTGGAACAGGGGTGCGGCGAGATCCGTCGTGACGGCGGCGCCGGAGTGGAAGGGCGGATTGAGGGCGATGAAGCTGACACTGGCGTTCGGGAGAGTGGTCAGGCGGTCGTCCCGCACGACGCGGATGCGGTCGGCCACCCCGTTCGCCTCGGCCGTCGCCCGCGCCGACGCGACCGCGGCCGCGGAGCGATCGGAGGCGTAGACGGCGCGGTCGGGATGGCGCAGCGCGAGGAATGCGGCGACCACGCCCGTCCCGCACGCGAGGTCGACGAGAGGGGCGCCGTCGGGGAGGCGCGCGGGAAGGTGCGCCAGCAGGAACCGGGTGCCGATGTCGATCGCCGTGCCCGCGAACGCGCCTCCGTACGCGCACACGGTGATGCCGTCGTGGACTGCGCGCCGCGGTTCGGGATCGTGTCCGTTGAGAGGATCCCGGGCCACCAGCACGCGCGACTTCTGGCGAGCGTGCGTGATGTCGAGCGTGGCGAAGAAGCGGCGGAGGACCTCGTTCATCGCCGTGGACATGTGCTTGACGCGTCCACCGGCGAACACGACGACATCCGGTGCCGCGTGCGCGGCGATCACGGCGGCGGCATCCTCCAGGGCGTCGAGCGAGCGAGGGAGTCGGAGGAGCACCACTCGGGCGCCCGCCACGAGCGCTCCCGTCAGCTCCATAGTCCGGTAGCGGTCCGTGAGTCCCAGCCGGCTCGCGTTGGCCGCGAGGGCCTGCTCGCCGGTGAGCGCGTCCTGGTGCACCCGCACGACGCCAGAAGAAGTGGCCGCCGCGCCCAGTGTCAGCGCGCCGTACTCGTCGCCGACGACCACGATGTCATCCGCGCTCGTTCTTGCGCGCCGGGCGGCGGACTCGTCGAGCAGAAGGCGATCGGCGGCATCCACAGCGACGAGATCGGGTGATTCGACGTCTGGCCAGCGTCGCAGGGCGTCGAACCGGAGCTCCATCCCTTCACGCTACCGGCCGCCGTGGAGTGCCGACGGATACGATGGTCAGATGGCCGAGAAGACGCACGGGGCGCCGCAGCCCACAGGGCAGCGCCCGCCGTTCAGTCCGGTCATCGCTCTGCTGACGGTGTCGGCCGTCTGGGATGCGCGTTTGAACACCGCGCTGAAGGATCTCGGGCTCACCACCCGCAAGTACGGTCTTCTCGCCCACGTGCAGGCGACCCCGGGCATCTCGTTCTCCGAACTCGCCCGCCGCTCCCAGATCACGGTGCAGACGGCGCACACCGCCGTCAAGACGCTCGCCGGGGAGGGGCTGGTGGAGGATGCCACCGCGCACGCCGGCGCCGCATCCGACCTGCGTGTGACGACGAAGGGTGCGGCGGCTCTCGCCGAGGCCGACGCGCGTCTCGCGGCGCTCGACGAGGTGTTCGGCGCGGGTGTTCCCGCCCTCTCCTCCGCGCTGCAGGGGCTGCACGAGCAGCCGTTCGGAGAGATCCTTCAGCAAGACTGAAGATTTTCGGTCTAGGCTGCGGAGAGCGCCGACCCGAGCGCCTCGATCGAGCCCCCGGAGTCTCCCGTGTTCCGCACGCCCTACGCCCTGTTCCGCACCCTCGCTGTCGCCGAGATGGTCTCCTGGACGCTGCTCATCGGAGGGCTCATCGTGCGAGCCGTGACGGGGTTCGCGCCTGCCGTGACGATCGGTGGCGGCATCCACGGGTTCATCTTCCTGTCGTACGGGGCGACGGTGATCCTCGTGGGCAAGAACCAGCGGTGGAGCGGCGGGGTGTTCGCGCTGGCGCTGGTCAGCGCGGTCGTGCCGTACGCGACACTGCCCGTCGAGCTCTGGCTGTCGCGCACCGGCCGGCTGCGGGGTGCATGGCGACTGCAGGCCGGATCCGACCCGCGGGATGCGGCATGGCACGACCGTGTGCTGCGCTCCGTACTGCGTCGGCCGGTCTTGTCGGCCGTGGTGATCGCCGCCGCGGTGGCGGTGGCCTTCACGGTGCTGCTCGTGGTCGGCCCTCCCGGTGGTCGGGCCTGAGCGGACTTACTTCGCGCGCGCCCGCACGTGGATCGGCAGCGCCATTGCGGCCGAGATGAGCAGGATGCCTGCGACGAAGATGACGGCTTGGAAACCGGGCACCGAGAACGAGATGCCGAACGCGAACATCCCGAGCAGAAACAGCAGCAGGGACACGATGTACATGGCACTCCTTCGGAAGACTCCCTCCAGAGTACCGGGTCGCCTGCGTGCGGACCGACCGCATCCGCACCTCTGAGCGGGCCTACTCCTCGCTCGGCGACACGCTCGCTGCGAGACGGGTCGCGCCCACCACGGCCGCGGGCATCGTGAACACCGCTCCGAGCGGGATGAGGAAGCACAGCTGCGTCATGATGCCGAAACCGAGCGCCCGGCCACGGGCCGTTCGCAGCAGGCGGCGCCGGGCGCGGCGATCGATGCCGCGCGCCGTCAACGCGCGCCCCGAGAGCTCGTCCGCGAGGATCCATCCCGACAGCAGAACGCCCGTCACCGTGCCGACCACGCCGCCGATCAGAGGGATGAAGCCGAGCGCGAAAGCGAGCGCAGCCGCGAGCGCGCCGCGCACGATGAGACCGGTCGCATCGGCGAAGGCCGCTCGCCAACCCGGGTCGTAATCGGGGACGGCGCCCGAATCGGCGATCTCGACGCTGCGCCAGATCCGGTCGTAGAACGGTTCGCCCACGATCAGAGTCAGCGCGGTGAACGTCGTGGCCGCCAGCAGGAGTGCGCCGGCGAAGACCGCGACGCCGAGCGCGACGCGCAACGCGATGGCCCAGGCGGCGGGCCAATCGTCGGCGAACGGCGTGACGGCGTCCGTGAGCGGGGCCAGGGCCGTTGCGAGCGCCACGAGGGCCGCCGAGAGTCCCGCACTCACGATCAGTGCGGGCAGGAGGCCGAGGAGCATCAGGCCTGGGCGCCGGGTGAACCACCCGAACCCGCCGAGCAGCAGGCGTGCGCCGCGAAGCACCTCGTTCACTCGATCTCCTCACCGCTGCGCTGGGACGAGCGTAGTGGGAATATCGTCACTCCCTGCGTGTTGAACTTGATGTGTCGACGCTCAACTCCGTTTTGCAGAGCGACACCCCGAACCCGATCAGGAGAACAGATGCCTGAAGATTTCACCCCCAACGAGGGCCGCGACGCTTTCGACGACTTCCTCTCGCGCTACCTCGCAGGTGAGCGCGGGCGCGCGGCGCGGTCGATCGACCTGTCGCGCTACCTCAGCGCACGCACGCAGGAGACGCTGCAGGATGCCGGGCGCTTCGCCCTCACGCGTGGCCAGCACGAGCTCGATGCCTTGCACGTGCTCCGCGAGATCGTGCGCGTCGAGCAGGTGCGCGATGCGATCGCCCGACTCGGCGTGGACCCCGAGAGCATCGTCCGCGAGTCCGAGCAGCGTCTGCCGGCCAGTGCAGATGTCGCCGACGTCGACAGCGCCGTGGTGACGACGTCCGTGCAGCGCGCTCTCTTCCACGCGTTCCAGGTCGCGCGTTCCTCCGGCTCGACGTACATCGACCCCGAGCACCTCTTCTTCGCGCTCGTCCTCGCGCAGGACACGCCCGCAGGTCAGATCCTCGCGCGCGCCGGAGTGACCGCGGAGGCGCTCACGCAGAGCGTGCGCGAGACCGTCACCGGCGGCGACCGCGCCCCGGAGCAGGCGGCGGCATCCGAGCCCGCGACGATGCTGGAGCGCTACGGGCGCGACCTCACCTC contains the following coding sequences:
- the nrdI gene encoding class Ib ribonucleoside-diphosphate reductase assembly flavoprotein NrdI, which gives rise to MATAVADQVGAVAHSLREPAPTAPLLVYFSSVSGNTARFIEKLGMRAVRIPLRPTDPTPLIDEPFVLITPTYGGGQGRGEERGAVPKQVIRFLNDEANRSLLRGVIAAGSTNFGEHYGLAGEIISRKCRVPHLDRFELFGTPEDVERIGEGLERWWKQH
- the nrdE gene encoding class 1b ribonucleoside-diphosphate reductase subunit alpha; translated protein: MVEAALKDLSFKTEARFEGLDYHALNAMLNLYDANGQIQFDADKRAAREYFLQHVNQNTVFFHSLKERLDYLVEKEYYEPGVLAKYPHEFIQELNDRAYGKKFRFETFLGAFKYYTSYTLKTFDGKRYLERFEDRVVMTALALADGDQKLAVQLVDEIISGRFQPATPTFLNAGKAQRGELVSCFLLRIEDNMESIARGINSALQLSKRGGGVALLLSNIRESGAPIKQIENQSSGIIPVMKLLEDSFSYANQLGARQGAGAVYLSAHHPDIMRFLDTKRENADEKIRIKTLSLGVVVPDITFELAKNGEDMYLFSPYDVEKVYGVPFGDISVTEKYREMVDDPRIKKTKINARDFFQTLAEIQFESGYPYIMFEDTVNRANPIKGRINMSNLCSEILQVNTPTTFNEDLSYDQIGKDISCNLGSMNIALAMDGGDLGETVEAAIRALSAVSDQSHIRSVRSIEDGNDRSHAIGLGQMNLHGYLAREHVHYGSEEGLDFTNIYFYTVLFHALRASNALAIERGHAFDGFEDSTYASGAFFDKYLEQEWVPQTEKVKELFAGHHIPTQGDWAELKASIQKHGIYNQNLQAVPPTGSISYINNSTSSIHPIASKIEIRKEGKLGRVYYPAPFMTNDNLEYYQDAYEIGYEKVIDTYAAATQHVDQGLSLTLFFKDTATTRDINKAQIYAWRKGIKTIYYIRLRQMALEGTDMSECVSCML
- the nrdF gene encoding class 1b ribonucleoside-diphosphate reductase subunit beta, with protein sequence MTPEKLKLIDHVQAINWNRIQDDKDLEVWNRLVNNFWLPEKVPLSNDIQSWNTLTPDEQTLTMRVFTGLTLLDTIQGTVGAVSLIPDALTPHEEAVYTNIAFMESVHAKSYSSIFSTLASTPEIDDAFRWSVENENLQKKAHIVMDYYRGDEPLKRKVASTLLESFLFYSGFYLPLHWSAKAKLTNTADIIRLIIRDEAVHGYYIGYKFQKGMELITQTERDEIKDYTFSLLYELYDNEVQYTQDLYDTVGLTEDVKKFLHYNANKALMNLGFEAMFPSTVTNVNPAILSALSPNADENHDFFSGSGSSYVIGKAEATEDEDWDF
- a CDS encoding sugar O-acetyltransferase; this encodes MTPALQAALDDLTRLAEDDDDLRALLAHDWLRYRTSPALQKLTRDAHATCARFNLLHDTAPDEARALFAQLVPGAGTDVDVRPPVTIDYGARLTIGDRTFINADFMVIGGGAVTIGADCLIGPRCSIYTANHAEDIERRLAGWELPQPVTIGSNVWLGGSVTLTPGVTIGDNSIIGAGSVVTHDIPAGVLAAGNPARVLRPIRTSEDSA
- a CDS encoding helix-turn-helix domain-containing protein, with the translated sequence MDESSRPEPAPRTTLGGFLRARREERQPEQVGLERQIGRRVPGLRRDEVAALAGVSSEYYLRLEQGRGSAPSMQVLAGLARALRLSAAESDYLHRLAGHATPRRVASFERPRADVEAILRWWPGIPAYISDANLDVVVANDLMIAITDGRFAPGANVLEETFNASGRERLETWESQARDAVALFRYSGDETSARYDVILRRLSGDADFLRLWSRQEVTLPRPSEITAAIEGIGQLSISVRDFFVPELQGHMVTVFDAVPGSTADAFFRRVADALRASGDAPDI
- a CDS encoding UBP-type zinc finger domain-containing protein; amino-acid sequence: MTDTPPPSGTGCVECLASGSWWLHLRRCTTCGHVGCCEVSPNHHAQRHFELTGHRFVQSFEPQEDWWWDYVEEREVDGGQPPAPTSHPRTQSVPGPSGRVPANWESIIFDE
- a CDS encoding DUF4287 domain-containing protein, translated to MTAKRVVAPPLEPGSIPKGPASYFPSIEKTYGRPMQEWLDIVVVRLTAGETHMSVVSELKSTHAMGHGHANAIVAYAKAELAK